The following coding sequences lie in one Rutidosis leptorrhynchoides isolate AG116_Rl617_1_P2 chromosome 6, CSIRO_AGI_Rlap_v1, whole genome shotgun sequence genomic window:
- the LOC139851754 gene encoding uncharacterized protein translates to MVAIKTGMLHYVLDHVYGAFMHRTKLSPPFFSKGWGGPQLDLLEKMIKQIFPVVEGQNWPPRVIQPIWRTVWETKNACLKEGVFKTPCDEQLINALPPESHIARVAFLAPKFVSPHKMACVVHLAGTGDHTFERRLRLGGPLLKENIATMVLESPFYGQRRPFLQSGSKLLCVSDLLLLGRATIEEARSLLHWLKYEQGYGKMGICGLSMGGVHAAMVGSLHPTPIATLPFLSPHSAVVAFCEGVLKHATAWEALQADLSAAMTLDEVQERMRHVLSLTDVTRFPIPKNPNAVILVAATDDGYIPKHSVLEVQRAWPGSEVRWVTGGHVSSFILHNDEFRRAIRDGLNRLQWKDTPV, encoded by the exons ATGGTGGCAATAAAGACTGGGATGCTTCACTATGTATTGGATCATGTATATGGTGCATTCATGCATAGAACAAAGCTAAGCCCACCTTTTTTTTCAAAAGGCTGGGGTGGCCCACAACTTGATCTTTTAGAGAAAATGATTAAACAGATTTTTCCAGTAGTTGAAGGTCAAAATTGGCCTCCAAGAGTAATTCAACCAATTTGGAGAACAGTTTGGGAAACAAAAAATGCTTGTTTGAAAGAAGGAGTTTTTAAGACTCCTTGTGATGAACAGCTTATCAATGCATTGCCTCCTGAGAGTCATATTGCAAGGGTTGCTTTTCTTGCTCCAAAATTTGTCTCACCTCACAAAATGGCTTGTGTTGTTCATCTTGCAG GTACTGGCGACCATACTTTTGAGCGAAGGTTACGTCTTGGTGGGCCACTTTTGAAGGAAAATATAGCTACCATGGTTCTTGAGAG CCCTTTTTATGGACAACGACGGCCATTTCTGCAGAGCGGGTCAAAATTGTTATGCGTGAGTGATTTGTTGCTATTAGGAAGGGCTACCATTGAAGAAGCTCGAAGCCTACTACATTGGTTAAAATATGAACAAGGTTACGGGAAAATGGGCATTTGTGGTCTAAGCATGG GTGGAGTACATGCTGCCATGGTTGGATCTTTACACCCTACACCAATAGCGACACTTCCATTTTTGTCCCCACACTCTGCAGTTGTCGCATTTTGCGAAGGGGTTTTAAAGCATGCGACCGCGTGGGAGGCACTACAAGCGGATCTTTCGGCTGCCATGACACTCGATGAAGTACAAGAGCGAATGAGGCACGTGTTATCACTCACAGATGTTACTCGCTTTCCGATCCCCAAAAATCCAAATGCGGTTATTCTTGTTGCTGCTACT GACGATGGATACATCCCTAAACATTCGGTGTTGGAGGTCCAAAGAGCCTGGCCTGGATCAGAAGTGAGATGGGTAACTGGTGGCCACGTGTCATCCTTCATTCTTCATAATGATGAGTTCCGTAGAGCCATAAGGGACGGGCTAAACAGATTACAGTGGAAAGACACTCCTGTATGA
- the LOC139856042 gene encoding FT-interacting protein 3-like, with product MMHRPPPDDYSLKETKPHLGGGKVTGDKLTATYDLVEQMQYLYVRVVKARDLPSKDVTGSCDPYAEVRLGNYKGTTRHFEKKQNPEWNQVFAFSRDRVQATTFEVTVKDKDMMKDDFMGWVSFDLSEVPKRVPPDSPLAPQWYRLEDRKGNKLKGELMLAVWWGTQADEAFPEAWHSDAATVGGSDALASIRSKVYLSPKLWYLRVNVIEAQDLIPSDRTRFPEVFVKAVLGHQALRTRVSMNKSINPMWNEDLMFVAAEPFEEHLILSVEDRIAPNKDEVLGMCVIPLQYVDRRLDHKPINTKWFNLEKHVMIDGEKKKEVKFASRIHMRICLEGGYHVLDESTHYSSDLRPTAKQLWKNSIGVLEVGILSAQGLSPMKTKDGRATTDAYCVAKYGTKWVRTRTIIDSFTPKWNEQYTWEVFDPCTVITIGVFDNCHLQGGGDKGNGARDSRIGKVRIRLSTLETDRVYTHSYPLLVLHPSGVKKMGEIHLAVRFTCSSLLNMMHMYSQPLLPKMHYIHPLTISQLDSLRHQATQIVSMRLSRAEPPLRKEIVEYMLDVGSHMWSMRRSKANFFRIMGVLGGLIAVGKWFDQICNWKNPITTVLIHILFLILVLYPELILPTIFLYLFLIGVWYYRWRPKNPPHMDTRLSCADNAHPDELDEEFDTFPTSRPADIIRMRYDRLRSISGRIQTVVGDLATQGERFQSLLSWRDPRATALFVIFCLIAAIVLYVTPFQVVALVTGFYVLRHPRFRQKLPSVPINFFRRLPARTDCML from the coding sequence ATGATGCATAGACCTCCACCTGATGATTACTCACTCAAGGAGACCAAACCTCACCTTGGTGGAGGTAAGGTCACAGGGGATAAGCTCACCGCCACGTATGACCTTGTTGAACAAATGCAATACTTATATGTTCGTGTTGTGAAAGCAAGGGATTTACCTTCAAAGGATGTTACTGGTAGTTGTGACCCGTATGCTGAGGTTCGGTTGGGAAACTATAAAGGAACAACTCGACATTTTGAGAAGAAACAGAACCCTGAGTGGAACCAAGTGTTTGCTTTCTCTAGAGACAGGGTTCAGGCGACTACGTTTGAGGTTACTGTAAAAGATAAAGATATGATGAAAGATGATTTTATGGGTTGGGTGTCATTTGATCTTAGCGAGGTTCCAAAGAGGGTCCCACCTGACAGTCCTTTAGCTCCTCAATGGTATAGATTGGAAGATAGGAAAGGGAACAAGCTGAAAGGTGAACTGATGTTGGCTGTTTGGTGGGGCACACAAGCTGACGAAGCGTTTCCGGAAGCATGGCATTCGGATGCTGCAACTGTTGGTGGGTCCGATGCTCTTGCTAGTATCCGTTCGAAGGTGTATCTTTCACCTAAACTTTGGTATCTAAGAGTAAATGTTATTGAAGCGCAGGATTTGATACCGAGTGATAGAACTCGGTTCCCTGAAGTTTTTGTTAAGGCGGTACTCGGACATCAGGCTTTAAGGACTAGAGTATCGATGAATAAGTCTATCAATCCTATGTGGAACGAGGACTTGATGTTTGTAGCTGCAGAACCATTTGAAGAACACTTGATTTTGAGTGTTGAAGATAGGATTGCTCCTAATAAAGATGAAGTTCTAGGCATGTGTGTGATTCCTTTGCAGTATGTGGATCGAAGGTTAGATCATAAACCTATTAACACAAAATGGTTTAATCTTGAAAAGCATGTTATGATTGATGGTGAAAAAAAGAAGGAAGTGAAGTTTGCTAGCAGGATTCATATGAGGATTTGTTTAGAAGGTGGTTATCATGTTCTTGATGAATCTACTCATTACAGTAGTGATCTTAGGCCAACTGCTAAACAGTTATGGAAGAATAGTATTGGTGTTCTTGAAGTGGGAATCTTGAGTGCACAAGGGTTATCACCAATGAAGACAAAAGATGGAAGGGCAACAACAGATGCGTATTGTGTGGCCAAGTATGGGACCAAGTGGGTCAGAACAAGAACTATAATAGACAGTTTTACCCCTAAATGGAACGAGCAGTATACTTGGGAAGTGTTTGATCCGTGTACAGTTATAACAATCGGTGTGTTTGATAATTGTCACCTACAAGGTGGAGGAGATAAGGGTAATGGGGCCCGGGATTCAAGAATCGGTAAGGTCAGAATTCGTCTTTCAACCCTTGAAACAGATCGTGTTTACACACATTCATACCCCCTTCTAGTTTTGCACCCATCTGGGGTTAAAAAGATGGGTGAGATTCATTTAGCTGTGAGGTTCACTTGCTCGTCTTTACTCAACATGATGCATATGTACTCACAACCACTGTTACCCAAAATGCACTATATTCACCCGTTAACGATTAGCCAGCTTGATAGCTTGAGGCACCAAGCTACTCAGATTGTCTCGATGCGACTTAGCCGAGCCGAGCCACCTTTGAGGAAAGAAATTGTGGAGTATATGCTGGATGTGGGTTCACACATGTGGAGTATGAGAAGAAGTAAAGCTAACTTCTTTAGAATCATGGGTGTTTTGGGCGGGTTAATCGCAGTTGGAAAATGGTTTGATCAGATATGTAACTGGAAGAACCCGATCACCACTGTTCTGATTCACATCCTGTTCTTGATATTAGTCTTGTACCCCGAGCTCATTTTGCCTACCATTTTCCTTTATCTGTTTTTGATTGGAGTTTGGTACTATAGATGGAGACCAAAGAACCCGCCCCATATGGACACTCGCCTCTCCTGTGCTGATAATGCCCATCCTGATGAACTAGACGAGGAGTTCGATACTTTCCCGACTTCTCGTCCCGCTGACATCATTAGGATGAGGTATGACCGTTTGAGGAGTATTTCTGGGCGGATTCAAACTGTGGTTGGCGATTTAGCTACGCAAGGAGAAAGATTTCAGTCTTTACTCAGCTGGAGAGATCCTAGAGCTACAGCTTTATTCGTGATTTTCTGTTTAATTGCTGCGATTGTTCTGTATGTTACACCTTTTCAAGTTGTGGCTCTTGTGACGGGTTTTTATGTGTTACGACACCCGAGGTTCCGCCAGAAACTGCCATCTGTCCCGATCAACTTTTTTAGAAGGTTGCCTGCAAGAACTGACTGCATGCTGTGA